A single region of the Sphingobium sp. TKS genome encodes:
- a CDS encoding TlpA family protein disulfide reductase, which yields MTLLLLAGLGACDKQSPPAGQGPNASGEATGPAQSGAPGKGGEFSYTLDRSKAGTPAPDFTFQNPDGSDASLKDFAGKPMLVNLWATWCAPCVAEMPTLDAVAAEYGKKGLAVLTISQDSQGETVIKPFFEKHPLPHLKGWIDPENQFGFHYNTGMLPTTVIYDAQGKEMARVVGAMDWSSKEGRALIDAAMAS from the coding sequence ATGACACTGCTCCTGCTGGCTGGCCTTGGCGCGTGCGATAAGCAATCGCCGCCCGCCGGGCAAGGCCCGAACGCCAGCGGGGAGGCGACCGGACCCGCGCAAAGCGGCGCTCCGGGCAAGGGAGGCGAGTTCAGCTACACGCTCGACAGGTCGAAGGCCGGCACCCCCGCGCCCGACTTCACCTTCCAGAACCCAGACGGCAGCGACGCCAGTCTCAAGGATTTCGCGGGCAAGCCGATGCTGGTCAATCTCTGGGCGACCTGGTGCGCGCCCTGTGTGGCGGAAATGCCCACCCTCGATGCGGTCGCGGCGGAATATGGCAAGAAAGGCCTGGCCGTCCTCACCATCTCGCAGGACAGCCAGGGCGAAACGGTCATCAAGCCCTTTTTCGAGAAGCACCCGCTGCCGCATTTGAAGGGCTGGATCGATCCGGAAAACCAGTTCGGTTTCCATTACAACACCGGGATGCTGCCCACGACCGTCATCTATGACGCGCAGGGCAAGGAAATGGCGCGGGTGGTCGGCGCGATGGACTGGAGCAGCAAGGAAGGCCGTGCATTGATCGATGCGGCGATGGCGAGCTGA
- a CDS encoding disulfide bond formation protein B produces the protein MKSLPLARALALIVPLAMLAGAYAFQFIGGLHPCEMCWWQRYAHIAAIPLALIAYATRGKACISALFTGLAGFAIGIGGGIGLFHAGVEYGWWQGLTACSTSPGGGSSADILNQIMATPITRCDVAPWSLFGISMAGYNGLLSGAAALLILVLLLGKGSKV, from the coding sequence ATGAAAAGCCTGCCCCTCGCCCGCGCTCTGGCGCTGATCGTGCCCTTGGCCATGCTGGCGGGCGCTTATGCCTTTCAGTTTATCGGCGGCCTGCACCCTTGCGAAATGTGCTGGTGGCAGCGTTATGCCCATATTGCGGCGATTCCGCTGGCGCTGATCGCCTATGCGACGCGGGGCAAGGCCTGCATCAGCGCGCTGTTCACGGGCCTTGCGGGCTTCGCCATCGGCATTGGCGGCGGCATCGGCCTGTTCCATGCGGGAGTCGAATATGGCTGGTGGCAGGGGCTGACCGCCTGCTCGACCAGTCCCGGCGGCGGCAGTTCGGCGGACATTCTCAACCAGATCATGGCGACGCCCATCACCCGCTGTGACGTCGCGCCGTGGAGCCTGTTCGGCATCTCCATGGCGGGTTATAACGGCCTCTTGTCGGGGGCGGCCGCGCTCCTCATCTTGGTGCTGCTGCTCGGAAAAGGGAGCAAGGTATGA
- a CDS encoding S41 family peptidase, with protein sequence MKSNFFRGAVALGALALIPATTAALADGEASSYKALDEFMDVFQKVRSDYVEKVDDEKLIKGAIDGMLASLDPHSSFLDARDFQNLRTQTEGSYGGLGLSVTQEDGAVKVIAPTQDTPAWRAGIKAGDYITHLDGQLIYGGTLDEAVDKMRGAPGTQIKLTIVRPGRDKPIDLTLTREIIQLKPVKWEVKNGIGVINIVSFSANTGADVRQAIRSIDKSLGRKPTGYILDLRSNPGGLLDEAVSVSDTFLERGEIVSQRGRQKGDVERYYAKPGDDAKGLPMIVLVDAGSASASEIVAGALQDQHRALVMGERSFGKGSVQTMLPLSNTTALKLTTARYYTPSGRSVQEGGIEPDVRVPQLSDPDYKNRPKFRESDLRRHLINEIKTDNAALEEDSKDDPRFAATAEELKKKGVEDFQLDYALKTISRLAAKPGAAVAQVDPKAQPARKPATR encoded by the coding sequence ATGAAATCCAATTTCTTCCGGGGCGCGGTTGCCCTTGGCGCGCTCGCGCTTATTCCCGCCACCACCGCGGCGCTCGCTGACGGGGAAGCGAGCAGCTACAAGGCGCTCGACGAGTTCATGGACGTGTTCCAGAAGGTCCGCAGCGACTATGTCGAAAAGGTCGACGACGAAAAGCTGATCAAGGGCGCGATCGACGGCATGCTTGCCAGCCTCGACCCGCATTCCAGCTTCCTCGACGCGCGCGATTTCCAGAATCTGCGCACCCAGACCGAGGGCAGCTATGGCGGCCTCGGCCTCTCCGTCACGCAGGAGGACGGTGCGGTCAAGGTGATCGCGCCGACGCAGGATACTCCGGCCTGGCGCGCCGGGATCAAGGCGGGCGACTATATCACCCATCTCGACGGGCAGCTCATCTATGGCGGCACGCTGGATGAGGCGGTCGACAAGATGCGCGGCGCGCCGGGCACGCAGATCAAGCTCACCATCGTCCGCCCCGGTCGCGACAAGCCGATCGACCTCACGCTCACCCGCGAGATCATTCAGCTCAAGCCCGTGAAATGGGAAGTGAAGAACGGCATCGGCGTCATCAACATCGTCAGCTTCTCTGCCAATACTGGCGCCGACGTGCGTCAGGCGATCCGCAGCATCGACAAGAGCCTGGGCCGCAAGCCGACCGGCTATATTCTCGACCTGCGCTCCAACCCCGGCGGCCTGCTGGATGAAGCCGTGTCGGTCAGCGACACCTTCCTGGAACGTGGCGAGATCGTGTCGCAGCGCGGTCGTCAGAAGGGCGATGTCGAGCGCTATTATGCCAAGCCCGGCGATGACGCGAAGGGTCTGCCGATGATCGTGCTGGTCGACGCAGGGTCCGCTTCGGCGTCTGAAATCGTCGCGGGAGCCTTGCAGGACCAGCATCGGGCGCTGGTGATGGGCGAGCGCAGCTTCGGCAAGGGCAGCGTCCAGACTATGCTCCCCCTGAGCAACACCACGGCGCTCAAGCTGACCACGGCGCGCTATTACACGCCCTCGGGTCGTTCCGTGCAGGAAGGCGGGATCGAGCCGGATGTGCGGGTGCCGCAGCTTAGCGATCCCGATTACAAGAACCGTCCGAAGTTCCGCGAGAGCGACCTGCGCCGGCATCTGATCAATGAGATCAAGACCGACAATGCCGCGCTGGAAGAGGACAGCAAGGACGATCCGCGCTTCGCCGCGACGGCGGAGGAATTGAAGAAGAAGGGGGTCGAGGACTTCCAGCTCGACTATGCGCTAAAGACCATTTCCCGCCTGGCAGCCAAGCCGGGGGCTGCCGTCGCTCAGGTCGATCCCAAGGCCCAGCCGGCGCGCAAGCCTGCGACGCGCTGA
- a CDS encoding RidA family protein — MKKWLALFLALGAAPLAAQQPLPFSPAVRAGDTLYLSGQIGQVPTGMDPHKEGFDAAVRNSMDSIGKILKDNGLDFGHVVKCTVMLDDMADWPRFNDVYVSYYQGKRLPARSAFGADGLARGAPLEIECIASFK, encoded by the coding sequence ATGAAGAAATGGCTTGCCTTGTTCCTGGCTCTCGGCGCCGCGCCGCTGGCGGCCCAGCAGCCTCTTCCCTTCTCCCCCGCGGTGCGGGCAGGCGATACCCTCTATCTTTCCGGCCAGATCGGGCAGGTGCCCACCGGCATGGACCCGCATAAGGAGGGTTTCGACGCTGCCGTCCGCAACTCGATGGATTCGATCGGCAAGATATTGAAGGATAACGGCCTCGACTTCGGCCATGTCGTCAAATGCACGGTGATGCTGGACGATATGGCGGACTGGCCGCGCTTCAATGACGTTTATGTCAGCTATTACCAGGGCAAGCGACTGCCCGCCCGCAGCGCGTTCGGCGCGGATGGGCTGGCAAGGGGCGCGCCGCTGGAAATCGAGTGCATCGCGAGCTTCAAATAG
- a CDS encoding phosphoenolpyruvate carboxykinase, giving the protein MQAKSSFTLDQQGISTKADQFWNLGTAPLVEAALANGEGILAKDGPLVVKTGKHTGRSASDKFIVKDAETESTVWWGKTNVPMTPEHFAALKADFFAALGQKDKLYVADLFGGSQPEHRVNVRVINELAWHNLFIRTLLVRPGADELSGFAPEYTIIDLPTFKADPARHGSRSETVIAVNFTEKLILIGGTRYAGEMKKSVFGILNYLLPTHGVMPMHCSANIGPNGDTAVFFGLSGTGKTTLSADASRTLIGDDEHGWSDTAVFNFEGGCYAKMINLSAEAEPEIFATTKRFGTVLENVVIDEETREIDLDDNSLAENSRGSYPIDFIPNASEKNLGPVPKNIIFLTADAYGVLPPIARLTPDQAMYHFLSGYTARVAGTEIGVTEPSATFSTCFGAPFMPRHPSVYGNLLKERINKGGVTCWLVNTGWTGGKYGVGKRMPIKVTRALLNAALDGSLNNAEFRTDPNFGFQVPVAVPGVDSTMLDPRATWTDKAAYDETAGKLVKQFVDNFAQFEDHVDASVREAALTAA; this is encoded by the coding sequence GTGCAGGCCAAATCCTCTTTCACCCTCGATCAGCAGGGCATTTCCACCAAGGCTGATCAATTTTGGAATCTGGGCACCGCGCCCCTCGTCGAAGCCGCGCTCGCCAATGGCGAAGGCATTTTGGCCAAGGACGGCCCGCTGGTCGTCAAGACCGGCAAGCATACCGGCCGCAGCGCCAGCGACAAGTTCATCGTGAAGGATGCGGAAACCGAAAGCACCGTCTGGTGGGGCAAGACCAATGTGCCCATGACGCCGGAGCATTTCGCCGCGCTCAAGGCCGATTTCTTCGCCGCTCTGGGGCAGAAGGACAAGCTCTACGTCGCTGACCTGTTCGGCGGGTCGCAACCCGAACATCGCGTCAATGTGCGCGTCATCAACGAATTGGCCTGGCACAATCTGTTCATCCGCACGCTGCTGGTCCGTCCGGGCGCGGATGAGCTGAGCGGCTTCGCGCCCGAATATACGATCATCGACCTGCCGACCTTCAAGGCCGATCCGGCCCGCCATGGCAGCCGCAGCGAGACCGTGATCGCGGTCAACTTCACCGAGAAGCTGATCCTGATCGGCGGCACGCGTTATGCGGGCGAGATGAAGAAGTCGGTCTTCGGGATCTTGAACTATCTGCTGCCGACCCACGGCGTGATGCCGATGCACTGTTCGGCCAATATCGGCCCCAATGGCGACACCGCCGTCTTCTTTGGCCTGTCGGGCACCGGCAAGACCACCCTGTCGGCCGACGCCAGCCGCACGCTGATTGGGGACGACGAGCATGGCTGGTCGGACACTGCCGTCTTCAATTTCGAGGGTGGCTGCTACGCCAAGATGATCAACCTGTCGGCCGAGGCCGAGCCGGAGATCTTCGCCACCACCAAGCGGTTCGGCACGGTGCTGGAAAATGTCGTGATCGACGAGGAAACCCGCGAGATCGACCTGGACGACAACAGCCTGGCCGAGAACAGCCGAGGTTCCTATCCGATCGATTTCATCCCGAACGCGTCGGAAAAGAATCTGGGGCCGGTGCCGAAGAACATCATCTTCCTCACCGCTGACGCTTATGGCGTGCTGCCGCCGATCGCGCGGCTGACGCCGGATCAGGCCATGTATCACTTCCTCTCGGGCTATACCGCGCGCGTCGCGGGGACCGAGATCGGCGTGACGGAGCCGTCGGCCACTTTCTCGACCTGCTTCGGCGCGCCGTTCATGCCGCGTCATCCGTCCGTCTACGGCAATCTGCTCAAGGAACGCATCAACAAGGGCGGCGTCACTTGCTGGCTGGTCAACACCGGCTGGACCGGCGGCAAATATGGCGTCGGCAAGCGCATGCCGATCAAGGTCACGCGTGCTTTGCTCAACGCGGCGCTCGATGGCAGCCTGAATAATGCCGAATTCCGGACCGATCCGAATTTCGGCTTCCAGGTGCCGGTAGCGGTGCCGGGCGTAGATTCGACCATGCTCGATCCGCGGGCGACCTGGACCGACAAGGCGGCTTATGACGAAACCGCCGGCAAGCTGGTGAAGCAGTTCGTGGACAATTTCGCCCAGTTCGAGGACCATGTCGACGCATCGGTGCGCGAAGCGGCGCTGACGGCTGCCTGA
- a CDS encoding ferredoxin--NADP reductase translates to MNDVTIEKPVLEPTGALSVETVLSVRHWNEHLFSFRITRPASFRFRSGEFVMIGLAGDNGKPLLRAYSVASPAWDEELEFLSIKVQDGPLTSRLQLIQPGDQIYLGRKPTGTLVTDALLPGKRLFMLSTGTGLAPFLSLARDPDVYEFYEQVVVVHSVRRVSDLAFHDELSGKLTEDPLVAEQAASQFHYVPTVTREPFRNNVRIDTLMETGALFEGIAGEAKFNPETDRIMMCGSMEMIKQFGAWFEEHGFAEGSNAAPGAYVIERAFVG, encoded by the coding sequence TTGAACGACGTGACGATCGAAAAGCCGGTGCTGGAACCGACCGGCGCGCTTTCAGTGGAAACCGTGCTGTCGGTGCGGCATTGGAACGAACATCTTTTCAGCTTCCGCATCACGCGGCCGGCAAGCTTCCGCTTCCGTTCGGGCGAGTTCGTGATGATCGGCTTGGCTGGCGACAATGGCAAGCCGCTGCTGCGCGCCTATTCGGTCGCCAGCCCCGCCTGGGACGAGGAACTGGAATTCCTGTCGATCAAGGTGCAGGACGGCCCGCTGACCTCCAGGCTGCAATTGATCCAGCCTGGCGACCAGATTTATCTGGGCCGCAAGCCGACCGGCACGCTGGTGACGGACGCGCTGCTGCCGGGCAAGCGGCTGTTCATGCTGTCGACCGGCACCGGGCTTGCGCCGTTCCTCAGCCTGGCGCGCGATCCGGACGTCTATGAATTTTACGAGCAGGTCGTGGTCGTCCATTCCGTCCGCCGGGTGAGCGATCTGGCCTTTCATGACGAACTGTCGGGCAAGCTGACGGAGGATCCGCTGGTGGCCGAACAGGCGGCGAGCCAGTTCCATTATGTGCCGACCGTGACGCGCGAGCCGTTCCGGAACAATGTCCGCATCGACACGCTGATGGAGACGGGCGCGCTGTTCGAAGGCATAGCGGGCGAGGCCAAGTTCAATCCGGAAACCGACCGGATCATGATGTGCGGCAGCATGGAAATGATCAAGCAGTTCGGCGCCTGGTTCGAGGAACATGGCTTTGCCGAGGGCTCCAACGCAGCCCCGGGCGCTTATGTGATCGAGCGCGCCTTTGTCGGCTGA
- the argH gene encoding argininosuccinate lyase: MWGGRFAAGPASVMREINASIPFDKRLWKQDIAGSKAHVAMLAKQGIVDGEDAQAITEGLNRIAAEYEADGVPVDLDLEDIHMVTESRLAELIGPAAGRLHTARSRNDQVATDFRLWVRDAIDEVEAGLEGLQAMLLTRAEEHADAVMPGFTHLQSAQPVTLGHHLMAYYEMVRRDRSRFADARERSNECPLGAAALAGTGFPIDRHATAAALGFAKPTDNSLDSVSDRDFALDYLMAATQCSLHLSRLAEEFIIWASQPFGFVKLPDAYSTGSSIMPQKRNPDAAELVRGHAGRIMGCMNALCVTMKGLPLAYSKDMQDDKPPVFEAHDLLGLSIAAMTGMIETVTFRTDRMRGLAESGFATATDLADWLVREGDIPFREAHHITGRAVAAAEAAGVQLADLPLETLKAIDARIDERIYAVLTVDASVASRRSHGGTAPDQVRARIAQARNDAKGQKK; encoded by the coding sequence ATGTGGGGCGGACGCTTTGCGGCCGGTCCGGCTTCGGTCATGCGGGAGATAAATGCCTCCATCCCCTTCGACAAGCGCTTGTGGAAACAGGATATCGCCGGATCGAAGGCGCATGTCGCGATGCTGGCCAAGCAGGGCATCGTCGACGGCGAGGACGCGCAGGCGATCACCGAGGGGCTGAACCGCATCGCCGCCGAATATGAAGCGGACGGCGTGCCGGTCGATCTGGACCTGGAAGACATCCACATGGTCACGGAATCGCGGCTGGCCGAACTCATCGGTCCGGCGGCGGGGCGGCTGCACACGGCGCGCTCGCGCAACGATCAGGTGGCGACGGATTTCCGCCTCTGGGTGCGCGACGCCATCGATGAGGTCGAGGCGGGGTTGGAAGGCTTGCAGGCGATGCTGCTGACCCGTGCCGAGGAACATGCCGATGCGGTGATGCCGGGCTTCACCCATCTCCAGTCCGCGCAGCCAGTGACCTTGGGTCATCATCTGATGGCCTATTATGAGATGGTTCGCCGCGACCGCAGCCGCTTTGCCGATGCGCGCGAGCGGTCGAACGAATGCCCGCTGGGCGCGGCGGCGCTGGCGGGGACGGGCTTCCCCATCGACCGGCATGCCACGGCGGCGGCGCTCGGTTTCGCCAAGCCGACCGACAACAGCCTCGACAGCGTATCGGATCGCGACTTCGCGCTCGATTATCTGATGGCGGCGACCCAGTGCAGCCTGCACCTTTCGCGGCTGGCGGAAGAGTTCATCATCTGGGCGAGCCAACCCTTCGGTTTCGTCAAGCTGCCCGACGCTTATTCGACTGGCAGCTCGATCATGCCGCAGAAGCGCAACCCCGACGCCGCCGAGCTGGTGCGCGGCCATGCCGGGCGGATCATGGGCTGTATGAACGCGCTATGCGTCACGATGAAGGGCCTGCCGCTCGCTTATTCGAAGGACATGCAGGATGACAAGCCGCCGGTGTTCGAGGCGCATGACCTGCTGGGCCTGTCCATCGCGGCGATGACCGGCATGATCGAGACGGTGACGTTCCGCACCGACCGGATGCGCGGGCTGGCGGAGAGCGGCTTCGCCACCGCGACTGATCTGGCCGACTGGCTGGTGCGGGAGGGCGATATTCCCTTCCGTGAGGCGCATCACATCACGGGCCGCGCCGTGGCGGCGGCGGAGGCGGCGGGCGTGCAGCTTGCCGATCTGCCGCTGGAAACGCTCAAGGCCATTGATGCGCGGATCGATGAGCGTATCTATGCGGTGCTGACGGTCGACGCCTCGGTCGCCAGCCGCAGGAGCCATGGCGGCACCGCGCCCGATCAGGTGCGGGCGCGGATCGCGCAGGCCCGGAACGACGCGAAAGGGCAGAAGAAGTGA
- a CDS encoding demethoxyubiquinone hydroxylase family protein: protein MSAKDFPRPGRRVTDRQRASMLRVDQAGEFGATRIYAGQLAVMGDRHPDSRVIAGMAVQEERHRKHFDAMITRRGVRPTVLQPIWSVAGFALGAVTAAIGPRAAMACTAAIETEIDRHYAEQLEQLGQDDPELSTAIADFQAEEVEHRDAAIAHGAEQAPVYPLLSGVIRLGCRAAIALSKRI from the coding sequence ATGAGCGCAAAGGATTTCCCCCGCCCCGGCCGCCGCGTCACCGACAGGCAGCGCGCTTCCATGCTGCGCGTCGATCAGGCCGGCGAGTTCGGCGCGACCCGCATCTATGCGGGCCAGCTCGCCGTGATGGGGGACCGCCATCCTGATTCCCGCGTCATCGCCGGCATGGCTGTGCAGGAAGAACGGCACCGCAAGCATTTCGATGCGATGATCACGCGGCGGGGCGTGCGGCCGACGGTGTTGCAGCCGATCTGGAGCGTGGCGGGCTTTGCCTTGGGCGCGGTGACGGCGGCGATCGGGCCGCGCGCCGCCATGGCTTGCACCGCCGCGATCGAGACCGAAATCGACCGCCATTATGCCGAGCAGCTCGAGCAATTGGGGCAGGACGATCCGGAACTCTCCACCGCCATCGCGGATTTCCAGGCGGAGGAGGTGGAGCATCGCGACGCCGCCATTGCCCATGGCGCTGAGCAGGCTCCGGTCTATCCCTTATTGTCGGGCGTCATCCGATTGGGCTGTCGTGCCGCCATCGCCCTGTCGAAGCGCATTTGA
- a CDS encoding response regulator transcription factor: MTATIALVDDDKNILTSVSIALQTEGFMTRLYSDPESALKALIDNPADLAVFDIKMPRMDGLELLRRLREKSHMPVIFLTSKADELDEALGLAMGADDYISKPFSQRLLIARIRAILRRAEVSKADAAPDEPVAEPIVRGRLEMDPARHRVKWMGRDVTLTVTEFLILETLAQRPGVVKNRNQLMDAAYQDDVYVDDRTIDSHIKRLRRKFREADPEFNAIDTLYGAGYRFSEEV; the protein is encoded by the coding sequence ATGACCGCAACCATCGCTCTGGTGGACGATGACAAGAATATCCTGACCTCCGTCTCGATCGCGTTGCAGACGGAGGGGTTCATGACGCGCCTCTATTCGGATCCGGAGTCCGCGCTGAAGGCGTTGATCGACAATCCGGCCGACCTTGCCGTGTTCGACATCAAGATGCCGCGCATGGACGGCCTGGAACTGCTGCGGCGGCTGCGCGAGAAAAGCCATATGCCGGTCATCTTCCTGACGTCCAAGGCCGATGAGCTGGACGAGGCGCTGGGCCTGGCCATGGGCGCGGACGACTATATCTCCAAGCCCTTCTCCCAGCGGCTGCTGATCGCGCGCATCCGCGCCATCCTGCGCCGGGCGGAGGTCAGCAAGGCGGATGCCGCGCCCGACGAGCCGGTCGCGGAACCGATCGTGCGCGGACGGCTGGAAATGGACCCGGCCCGCCACCGGGTGAAATGGATGGGCCGGGACGTGACGCTGACCGTCACCGAATTCCTGATCCTGGAAACGCTCGCCCAGCGTCCCGGCGTGGTCAAGAACCGCAACCAGTTGATGGATGCCGCCTATCAGGATGACGTCTATGTCGACGACCGCACCATCGACAGCCACATCAAGCGCCTGCGCCGCAAGTTCCGCGAAGCCGACCCCGAATTCAACGCAATCGACACCCTCTATGGCGCCGGCTACCGCTTCTCCGAAGAAGTATGA
- a CDS encoding TonB-dependent receptor plug domain-containing protein — MTRLSALRLSLALASSWSACAMAQEAQTAQADEGAAIIVTGTRAVGMQAAESAAPIQVLSQEAISHVGQPNLNQVLTQIVPSFTAQTQGTDLSSFSLSARLRGLSPNHTLVLVNGKRRHGNGILQVISGAFQGSAAPSIDLIPPDAIARVEVFQEGAAAVYGTDAIAGVINFILKDNNEGGSFKVTGGQYYDSEGELFSVSGNMGFKLGEDGFFNLSLFHRRQDYTTVGTGQVQITKPDGTLQPNTPAQWSNLAGDALSGINGGQPKTYLTEAFYNMGYDFGGIELYSFGDYARRIGYAKQGYRHPKRICYEYTNVGGVITQTNAGGGITTAPYNPNVCYGDTGINGMVPLQHVIEDEYSFTVGAKGEVSGWNYDLSTTYGHQKDDIWTESSAHREVWQESYAASLRGIGAPNTVDKAYDGGFRLSQTTVTADIRKEFEAGLAGPLTFAFGGEYRRDTYEIVAGDYYSTYKTGVQSFPGYKATDAGKFRRSSRAGYINLIAEPIEHWSVDLAGRYEDYTDFGDTTIGKITTRYDFSDAFALRGTVSTGFRAPTLAEQKYSTINVGPTSAIAQLPAGTPAAALLGFGSLKPEKSKNFSAGVVLRPVPKLAVTVDGYIIKIKDRITGTAARNAVLNGVPQPGGAQILNALNAAGIVLDSALFTNGTIGVSSFTNGIDTRTWGIDFSAAYPVALDFGTLNLSLTANYNKTKITNNKVGYPIFNAASESNIERSNPDYKIVAGALFKSGKFALNLRETFYGKTSVLVRPAFTPAGGFIPNGGFLIADGALVNGVNANQLYFNGVVKATALTDLEASYDFTDSVTFSVGANNLFNKRPEIPALMQGVTPGAGVSPYINGAGAYNSYYGHGPYSTSGGYYYARLDFKF, encoded by the coding sequence ATGACAAGATTATCCGCTCTTCGACTTTCACTTGCGCTGGCCTCGTCCTGGTCGGCCTGCGCGATGGCGCAAGAAGCGCAAACCGCGCAGGCCGATGAAGGCGCCGCCATCATCGTCACCGGCACCCGCGCCGTCGGCATGCAGGCCGCTGAAAGCGCCGCGCCGATCCAGGTATTGAGCCAGGAAGCGATCAGCCACGTCGGCCAGCCGAACCTCAACCAGGTGCTGACCCAGATCGTCCCGAGCTTCACCGCGCAAACGCAGGGCACCGACCTTTCCAGCTTCTCCCTCTCCGCCCGTCTGCGCGGCCTCAGCCCCAACCACACGCTGGTGCTGGTCAACGGCAAGCGCCGCCACGGCAACGGCATCCTCCAGGTGATCTCCGGCGCCTTCCAGGGTTCGGCGGCGCCCAGCATCGACCTGATCCCGCCGGACGCCATCGCCCGCGTCGAAGTGTTTCAGGAAGGTGCGGCGGCCGTGTACGGCACGGACGCGATCGCGGGCGTCATCAACTTCATCCTCAAGGACAACAACGAAGGCGGCAGCTTCAAGGTCACTGGCGGCCAATATTATGACAGCGAGGGCGAGCTGTTCTCCGTCTCCGGCAATATGGGCTTCAAGCTGGGCGAGGACGGCTTCTTCAACCTCAGCCTGTTCCACCGCCGCCAGGATTACACCACCGTCGGCACCGGGCAGGTGCAGATCACCAAGCCGGACGGCACGCTTCAACCCAACACGCCCGCCCAATGGTCGAACCTGGCCGGCGACGCGCTGTCGGGCATCAATGGCGGCCAGCCCAAAACCTATCTGACCGAAGCCTTCTACAATATGGGCTATGATTTCGGTGGCATCGAACTCTACAGCTTTGGCGACTATGCCCGCCGCATCGGCTATGCCAAGCAGGGCTACCGTCATCCCAAGCGCATCTGCTACGAATATACGAACGTCGGTGGTGTCATCACTCAGACAAACGCGGGCGGCGGCATCACGACTGCGCCCTATAATCCGAATGTCTGCTATGGCGACACCGGCATCAATGGCATGGTCCCGTTGCAACATGTGATCGAGGACGAATACAGCTTCACCGTTGGCGCCAAGGGAGAGGTTTCGGGCTGGAATTACGACCTCAGCACCACCTACGGCCATCAGAAGGACGACATCTGGACGGAATCGTCCGCCCACCGCGAAGTCTGGCAGGAAAGCTATGCCGCATCGCTGCGAGGCATCGGCGCGCCGAATACGGTGGACAAGGCCTATGACGGAGGCTTCCGCCTGAGCCAGACCACCGTCACCGCCGACATCCGCAAGGAATTCGAAGCCGGGCTAGCCGGGCCGCTGACTTTCGCGTTCGGCGGCGAATATCGCCGCGACACCTATGAGATCGTCGCGGGCGACTATTATTCGACCTACAAGACCGGCGTTCAGTCCTTCCCCGGCTACAAGGCGACCGACGCAGGCAAGTTCCGCCGCAGTTCGCGCGCGGGCTACATCAACCTGATCGCAGAACCAATCGAACATTGGTCCGTCGACCTTGCCGGCCGTTACGAGGATTATACCGACTTCGGCGACACGACGATCGGCAAGATCACCACGCGCTACGACTTCAGCGACGCCTTCGCGCTTCGCGGCACGGTCAGCACCGGCTTCCGCGCACCGACGCTGGCGGAACAGAAATATTCGACCATCAACGTCGGCCCGACCAGCGCCATCGCCCAGCTCCCCGCCGGAACCCCAGCGGCGGCGTTGCTGGGCTTCGGCAGCCTGAAGCCGGAAAAGTCGAAGAACTTCTCGGCCGGTGTCGTGCTGCGTCCGGTGCCCAAGCTGGCCGTCACGGTCGACGGCTACATCATCAAGATCAAGGATCGCATCACCGGCACGGCGGCGCGCAACGCCGTCCTCAACGGCGTGCCGCAGCCGGGCGGGGCGCAAATCCTGAACGCCCTGAACGCGGCGGGTATCGTCCTCGACAGTGCCCTGTTCACGAACGGCACGATCGGCGTGTCGAGCTTCACCAACGGCATCGACACCCGCACCTGGGGCATCGATTTCTCGGCCGCCTATCCGGTCGCGCTGGACTTTGGCACGCTGAACCTGTCGCTGACGGCGAACTACAATAAGACGAAGATCACCAACAACAAGGTGGGCTATCCCATCTTCAACGCCGCGTCGGAAAGCAATATCGAACGCTCTAATCCCGACTATAAGATCGTCGCCGGGGCGCTGTTCAAGAGCGGGAAGTTCGCGCTCAACCTGCGGGAAACATTCTATGGCAAGACCAGCGTGCTTGTCCGTCCCGCCTTCACGCCCGCCGGGGGCTTCATTCCGAATGGCGGCTTCCTGATTGCGGACGGCGCCCTCGTGAACGGGGTGAACGCCAACCAGCTCTATTTCAACGGCGTGGTCAAGGCGACCGCGCTCACCGATCTGGAGGCGAGCTACGACTTCACCGATTCCGTCACCTTCTCGGTGGGCGCGAACAACCTATTCAACAAGCGGCCTGAAATCCCGGCGCTGATGCAAGGCGTCACGCCGGGCGCGGGCGTTTCACCCTATATCAACGGCGCCGGCGCCTATAACAGCTATTATGGCCATGGTCCCTACAGCACGTCGGGCGGCTATTATTACGCCCGCCTCGACTTCAAATTCTAA